Proteins found in one Streptococcus mitis genomic segment:
- a CDS encoding YitT family protein, whose amino-acid sequence MIKKIFPILTILLGAAIYAFGLTYFVVPHHLFEGGATGITLITFYLFKIPISLMNLLINIPLFILAWKIFGAKSLYSSLLGTLALSAWLAFFERIPLHIDLQGDLLITALIAGILLGIGLGIIFNAGGTTGGTDILARILNKYTHLSMGKLLFILDFCILMLILLIFKDLRLVTYTLLFTFIVSRVIDLIGEGGYAGKGFMIITKRPDQLAKAINDDLGRGVTFISGQGYYSQKDLKIIYCIVGRNEIVKMKEMIHRIDPQAFITITEAHEILGEGFTFEKE is encoded by the coding sequence ATGATTAAAAAAATTTTTCCCATTTTAACCATTTTACTAGGTGCTGCTATTTATGCTTTTGGGTTGACTTATTTTGTAGTTCCCCATCATCTCTTTGAAGGAGGGGCGACAGGTATTACCCTCATCACCTTTTATCTTTTTAAAATCCCTATTTCTCTCATGAACCTACTGATTAATATTCCCCTTTTTATACTAGCTTGGAAAATCTTTGGAGCGAAGTCTCTCTATTCTAGTTTGCTAGGAACCTTGGCTTTATCTGCCTGGTTAGCTTTTTTTGAACGTATTCCCCTTCATATTGATCTTCAAGGTGATTTACTAATTACAGCCCTTATAGCGGGAATTCTATTAGGAATTGGTCTTGGAATTATATTTAACGCTGGAGGTACAACCGGTGGAACAGATATTCTAGCTCGTATTCTCAACAAATACACTCATTTGTCCATGGGGAAACTGCTTTTTATCTTAGATTTTTGTATTCTCATGCTCATTCTCCTTATTTTTAAGGATTTAAGATTGGTTACTTACACTCTTCTCTTTACTTTCATTGTATCCCGAGTGATTGATTTGATTGGAGAAGGAGGATACGCAGGTAAAGGATTTATGATTATTACCAAACGTCCTGACCAACTTGCTAAGGCTATTAATGATGACCTAGGAAGAGGTGTTACTTTTATCTCAGGACAAGGCTACTATAGTCAAAAAGATTTGAAAATTATCTACTGTATTGTCGGAAGAAATGAAATTGTGAAAATGAAGGAAATGATTCATCGGATTGACCCTCAAGCCTTTATCACTATCACAGAAGCCCATGAAATCCTTGGTGAAGGCTTCACCTTTGAAAAAGAATAA
- a CDS encoding APC family permease, producing MNIFRTKNVSLDKTEMHRHLKLWDLILLGIGAMVGTGVFTITGTAAATLAGPALVISIVISALCVGLSALFFAEFASRVPATGGAYSYLYAILGEFPAWLAGWLTMMEFMTAISGVASGWAAYFKGLLSQYGIALPQALNGTFNPQAGTFVDLLPILVLALVTSLVLLNAKAALRFNSILVILKFSALALFVLVGIWHIKLDNWSNFAPYGFGQIYGASTGIMAGASLMFFGFLGFESISMAVDEVKTPQKNIPRGIVLSLSIVTILYALVTLVLTGVVHYSHLNVDDAVAFALRSLGISWAANYVSLVAILTLITVCISMTYALSRMIYSLARDGLMPAVFKELTKTSKVPKNATILTGLASAVAAGMFPLASIAAFLNICTLAYLIMLAYGLIRLRREKGMPKAGEFKTPLVPLLPILSIIICLSFMLQYNMETWIAFLVALLVGSLIYFTYGYKHSTIEE from the coding sequence ATGAATATATTTAGAACAAAGAATGTTAGTTTGGATAAAACGGAGATGCACAGGCATTTGAAATTATGGGATTTGATTTTGTTAGGTATCGGAGCCATGGTAGGGACAGGCGTCTTTACAATTACAGGTACTGCAGCCGCAACTCTAGCGGGTCCAGCCCTAGTGATTTCAATTGTCATTTCTGCCTTGTGTGTGGGATTATCAGCTCTCTTTTTTGCAGAGTTTGCTTCACGAGTACCCGCTACAGGAGGTGCCTACAGCTATCTCTATGCTATTTTAGGAGAATTCCCAGCTTGGTTGGCTGGTTGGTTAACCATGATGGAATTCATGACAGCCATATCAGGCGTAGCTTCGGGTTGGGCAGCTTATTTTAAAGGCTTGCTCTCTCAATACGGGATAGCCCTTCCTCAGGCTTTAAATGGTACCTTTAATCCTCAAGCAGGGACGTTTGTTGATTTATTACCTATTCTTGTATTGGCCTTAGTGACATCGCTTGTTTTACTCAATGCTAAAGCAGCTTTACGATTTAATTCTATTTTAGTTATTTTGAAATTTTCCGCTTTAGCTCTCTTTGTTTTAGTAGGAATTTGGCATATCAAGCTTGATAATTGGAGTAATTTTGCTCCCTATGGTTTTGGACAAATCTATGGCGCTAGTACTGGTATTATGGCTGGTGCATCCTTGATGTTCTTTGGTTTTTTGGGATTTGAATCCATCTCTATGGCCGTAGATGAGGTCAAGACTCCTCAAAAAAATATTCCTAGAGGAATTGTATTATCGCTTTCTATCGTAACCATTCTTTATGCCTTGGTAACGCTTGTCTTGACTGGTGTAGTTCACTATAGTCATCTAAATGTCGATGATGCCGTTGCCTTTGCTCTTCGTAGCCTTGGGATTAGTTGGGCAGCTAACTATGTGTCATTAGTGGCTATCTTAACCTTGATTACAGTTTGTATTTCGATGACCTATGCCCTATCGCGTATGATTTACAGTTTAGCACGTGACGGCTTAATGCCTGCTGTATTTAAAGAACTAACAAAGACAAGTAAGGTACCCAAAAATGCTACTATCTTGACAGGTCTAGCTTCAGCAGTAGCAGCAGGAATGTTCCCACTAGCTAGTATTGCAGCTTTCTTAAATATTTGTACCCTAGCCTACTTGATTATGCTAGCTTACGGCCTGATTCGCTTACGGAGAGAAAAGGGAATGCCCAAAGCAGGAGAATTTAAAACACCCCTGGTACCCTTATTACCGATTTTATCAATCATCATTTGTTTATCCTTTATGTTGCAGTATAACATGGAAACCTGGATTGCTTTCCTAGTTGCATTGTTAGTAGGAAGTCTTATTTACTTTACTTATGGTTATAAGCATTCTACCATAGAAGAATAA
- a CDS encoding methionyl aminopeptidase: MITLKSAREIEAMDKAGDFLASIHIGLRDLIKPGVDMWEVEEYVRRRCKEENFLPLQIGVDGAMMDYPYATCCSLNDEVAHAFPRHYILKDGDLLKVDMVLGGPIAKSDLNVSKLNFNNVEQMKKYTQSYSGGLADSCWAYAVGTPSEEVKNLMDVTKEAMYKGIEQAVVGNRIGDIGAAIQEYAESRGYGVVRDLVGHGVGPTMHEEPMVPNYGIAGRGLRLREGMVLTIEPMINTGDWEIDTDMKTGWAHKTIDGGLSCQYEHQFVITKDGPVILTSQGEEGTY, encoded by the coding sequence ATGATAACATTAAAATCAGCTCGTGAAATTGAAGCTATGGATAAGGCAGGTGATTTTTTAGCAAGTATCCATATTGGCTTGCGTGATTTGATTAAGCCTGGCGTAGATATGTGGGAAGTTGAAGAATACGTTCGCCGTCGTTGTAAGGAAGAAAATTTCCTTCCACTTCAGATTGGGGTTGACGGTGCCATGATGGACTATCCTTATGCTACATGTTGCTCTCTTAATGATGAAGTGGCTCACGCTTTCCCTCGTCATTATATCTTGAAAGATGGTGATTTGCTCAAAGTTGATATGGTTTTGGGAGGTCCTATTGCTAAGTCTGATCTGAATGTCTCAAAATTAAACTTCAACAATGTTGAGCAAATGAAGAAATACACCCAGAGCTATTCTGGTGGCCTAGCAGACTCTTGTTGGGCTTATGCTGTCGGTACACCGTCCGAAGAAGTGAAAAACTTGATGGATGTGACTAAAGAAGCTATGTACAAGGGGATTGAGCAGGCTGTTGTTGGAAATCGTATCGGTGATATCGGTGCGGCTATTCAAGAATATGCTGAAAGTCGTGGATACGGTGTAGTGCGTGATTTGGTTGGTCATGGTGTTGGCCCAACTATGCATGAAGAACCAATGGTTCCTAACTATGGTATTGCAGGTCGTGGGCTTCGTCTCCGTGAAGGAATGGTCTTGACTATTGAACCGATGATCAATACAGGTGACTGGGAAATTGATACAGATATGAAGACCGGTTGGGCACATAAAACCATTGACGGTGGACTATCTTGTCAATATGAACACCAATTTGTCATTACTAAGGATGGTCCAGTAATCTTGACTAGTCAGGGTGAAGAAGGAACTTATTAA
- a CDS encoding HU family DNA-binding protein: MANKQDLIAKVAEATELTKKDSAAAVEAVFAAVTEYLAAGEKVQLIGFGNFEVRERAARKGRNPQTGKEIKIAASKVPAFKAGKALKDAVK, translated from the coding sequence ATGGCAAACAAACAAGATTTGATCGCTAAAGTAGCAGAAGCTACAGAATTGACTAAAAAAGACTCAGCAGCAGCAGTTGAAGCTGTATTCGCAGCAGTAACTGAGTACCTTGCAGCTGGTGAAAAAGTTCAATTGATCGGTTTTGGTAACTTTGAAGTTCGTGAGCGTGCTGCACGTAAAGGTCGCAACCCACAAACTGGTAAAGAAATCAAGATTGCAGCTTCTAAAGTTCCAGCATTCAAAGCTGGTAAAGCTCTTAAAGACGCTGTTAAATAA
- the spxR gene encoding CBS-HotDog domain-containing transcription factor SpxR, giving the protein MSKHQEILSYLEELPVGKRVSVRSISNHLGVSDGTAYRAIKEAENRGIVETRPRSGTIRVKSQKVAIERLTFAEIAEVTSSEVLAGQEGLEREFSKFSIGAMTEQNILSYLHDGGLLIVGDRTRIQLLALENENAVLVTGGFQVHDDVLKLANQKGIPVLRSKHDTFTVATMINKALSNVQIKTDILTVEKLYRPSHEYGFLRETDTVKDYLDLVRKNRSSRFPVINQHQVVVGVVTMRDAGDKSPSTTIDKVMSRSLFLVGLSTNIANVSQRMIAEDFEMVPVVRNNQTLLGVVTRRDVMEKMSRSQVSALPTFSEQIGQKLSYHHDEVVITVEPFMLEKNGVLANGVLAEILTHMTQDLVVNSGRNLIIEQMLIYFLQAVQIDDILRIQARIIHHTRRSAIIDYDIYHGHQIVSKANVTVKIN; this is encoded by the coding sequence ATGAGTAAGCATCAGGAAATTCTAAGCTATTTGGAGGAATTACCCGTTGGTAAAAGAGTCAGTGTTCGAAGCATTTCTAACCATCTAGGAGTCAGTGATGGAACGGCTTATCGGGCTATTAAAGAAGCTGAAAACCGTGGAATTGTAGAGACTCGCCCAAGAAGTGGTACTATCCGTGTTAAATCTCAGAAAGTTGCTATAGAGAGATTAACTTTTGCTGAAATTGCTGAAGTGACTTCTTCTGAGGTTCTGGCTGGTCAAGAAGGTTTAGAGAGAGAATTTAGTAAGTTTTCTATTGGTGCCATGACCGAACAAAACATCTTATCCTATCTTCATGATGGGGGGCTCTTGATTGTTGGAGACCGGACTCGTATTCAATTGTTAGCATTGGAAAATGAAAATGCAGTTCTAGTTACAGGTGGATTTCAGGTCCATGATGATGTACTTAAACTGGCCAATCAAAAAGGAATTCCTGTTTTAAGAAGCAAGCATGACACTTTCACTGTCGCGACCATGATTAATAAGGCCTTGTCAAATGTTCAAATCAAAACAGATATTTTGACAGTTGAGAAGCTTTATCGTCCGAGTCATGAATATGGTTTTCTGAGAGAGACTGATACTGTTAAAGATTATTTGGACTTAGTTCGTAAGAATCGTAGCAGCCGTTTCCCGGTTATCAATCAACACCAGGTTGTGGTGGGAGTTGTAACCATGAGAGATGCTGGTGATAAATCACCAAGCACGACAATTGATAAAGTCATGTCTCGTAGTCTATTTTTGGTTGGTTTATCGACAAATATTGCCAATGTGAGTCAACGGATGATTGCTGAAGATTTTGAAATGGTACCGGTTGTTCGGAATAATCAAACCTTGCTTGGAGTTGTGACACGACGAGATGTCATGGAGAAGATGAGCCGTTCCCAAGTTTCTGCTCTACCAACTTTTTCTGAGCAGATTGGTCAAAAACTTTCTTATCACCATGATGAAGTAGTGATTACAGTGGAACCCTTTATGCTAGAGAAAAATGGAGTTTTAGCTAACGGTGTATTGGCAGAGATACTGACTCATATGACCCAAGATTTAGTTGTGAATAGTGGTCGCAATCTCATCATCGAGCAAATGCTGATCTACTTTTTGCAGGCTGTTCAGATAGATGATATACTGCGCATTCAAGCACGCATTATCCATCATACTAGACGATCAGCTATTATTGATTATGATATTTATCATGGTCATCAGATTGTTTCAAAAGCAAATGTGACCGTTAAAATTAATTAG
- a CDS encoding DegV family protein, translating to MTKIKIVTDSSVTIEPELVKQLDITVVPLSVMIDNVVYSDADLKEEGKFLQLMQASKNLPKTSQPPVGVFAEVFEDLCKDGSQILAIHMSHALSGTVEAARQGASLSTADVTVIDSSFTDQALKFQVVEAAKLAQEGKELEEILSHVEEVKNHTELYIGVSTLENLVKGGRIGRVTGLLSSLLNIRVVMQMKDHELQPIVKGRGAKTFKKWLDELITSLSERSVAEIGISYSGSSDWAKEMKESLQAYVEKPISVLETGSIIQTHTGENAWAILVRYHS from the coding sequence ATGACAAAAATTAAGATTGTAACCGATTCATCTGTTACTATTGAACCAGAATTAGTAAAGCAATTAGATATCACTGTTGTTCCTTTATCTGTAATGATTGATAATGTGGTTTATTCTGATGCGGATTTGAAAGAAGAAGGTAAATTTCTTCAGTTGATGCAAGCAAGTAAGAACCTTCCGAAAACAAGTCAGCCACCTGTAGGTGTCTTTGCTGAAGTTTTTGAAGACCTATGCAAAGATGGTAGCCAGATTCTTGCTATTCATATGTCCCATGCTCTTTCTGGTACTGTAGAAGCGGCACGTCAAGGTGCTAGCTTATCTACTGCCGATGTGACAGTTATTGATAGTTCCTTCACTGACCAAGCCTTGAAATTCCAAGTTGTTGAGGCTGCAAAATTAGCGCAAGAAGGCAAAGAGTTGGAGGAAATCTTATCTCATGTAGAAGAGGTTAAAAACCATACAGAGCTCTATATTGGTGTTTCTACTTTGGAAAATCTTGTCAAAGGTGGACGAATAGGGCGTGTAACTGGATTGTTGAGCTCACTTCTCAATATACGTGTTGTCATGCAGATGAAAGACCATGAATTGCAGCCAATCGTTAAAGGTCGTGGAGCTAAAACTTTTAAAAAATGGTTGGATGAGTTGATAACATCGCTCTCTGAACGTTCTGTAGCAGAGATTGGAATTTCATATTCTGGAAGTTCTGATTGGGCAAAAGAGATGAAAGAAAGCTTACAAGCTTATGTTGAAAAGCCAATTTCAGTTTTGGAAACGGGCTCTATTATTCAAACTCACACGGGTGAGAATGCTTGGGCTATTTTAGTACGTTACCACTCCTAA
- a CDS encoding bifunctional riboflavin kinase/FAD synthetase — protein sequence MIITIPIKNQKDIGTPSDSVVVLGYFDGIHKGHQELFRVANKAAMKDLLPIVVMTFNESPKIALEPYHPDLFLHILNPAERERKLKREGVEELYLLDFSSKFASLTAEEFFATYIKAMNAKIIVAGFDYTFGSDKKTAEDLKDYFDGEVIIVPPVEDEKGKISSTRIRQAILDGNVKEAGELLGAPLPSRGMVVHGNARGRTIGYPTANLVLLDRTYMPADGVYVVDVEIQRQKYRAMASVGKNVTFDGEEARFEVNIFDFNQDIYGETVMVYWLDRIRDMTKFDSVDQLVDQLKADEEVARNWS from the coding sequence ATGATTATTACTATTCCTATAAAAAATCAAAAAGATATTGGCACACCATCCGATTCGGTCGTTGTTCTCGGTTATTTTGATGGTATACATAAAGGACACCAAGAATTGTTTCGTGTTGCCAACAAGGCTGCGATGAAAGACTTATTGCCTATCGTCGTTATGACCTTTAATGAATCTCCAAAGATTGCTTTAGAGCCTTATCATCCGGATTTGTTTTTGCATATTTTGAACCCTGCTGAACGTGAAAGAAAATTAAAACGAGAAGGTGTAGAAGAATTGTATCTCCTTGATTTTAGTAGCAAATTTGCTAGTCTCACAGCAGAAGAATTTTTTGCGACTTATATCAAGGCTATGAATGCCAAAATTATTGTTGCAGGTTTTGATTATACATTTGGTTCTGACAAAAAAACAGCAGAAGATTTAAAGGATTACTTTGATGGAGAAGTTATCATTGTCCCACCTGTAGAAGATGAGAAAGGAAAGATTAGTTCAACTCGTATCCGTCAAGCTATTTTAGATGGAAATGTGAAAGAAGCAGGAGAACTTTTGGGGGCACCGCTTCCATCCAGAGGTATGGTGGTTCATGGTAATGCTCGTGGTCGTACGATTGGTTATCCAACAGCTAATTTAGTGCTTTTAGACCGTACTTATATGCCAGCAGATGGCGTTTATGTTGTTGATGTTGAGATTCAAAGACAGAAGTATCGTGCTATGGCTAGTGTCGGGAAAAATGTGACCTTTGATGGAGAAGAAGCACGTTTTGAAGTCAATATTTTTGATTTTAATCAAGATATTTATGGGGAAACCGTCATGGTTTATTGGCTTGATCGCATTCGTGATATGACAAAATTTGATTCTGTTGACCAATTAGTGGATCAGTTAAAGGCTGATGAAGAAGTCGCTCGGAATTGGTCTTAA
- the sdbB gene encoding thiol-disulfide oxidoreductase-associated lipoprotein SdbB, which translates to MKKVMFAGLSLLSVVVLMACGEEETKNTQAPEQSPKQQQQTTVQQIAVGKEAPDFTLQSMDGKEVKLSDYKGKKVYLKFWASWCGPCKKSMPELMKLAEKEDRDFEILSVIAPGIQGEKTVEQFPQWFQEQGYKDIPVLYDTKATTFQAYQIRSIPTEYLIDSQGKIGKIQFGVISNADAEAAFKEMN; encoded by the coding sequence ATGAAAAAAGTAATGTTTGCTGGCTTAAGCCTCTTATCAGTAGTTGTATTGATGGCCTGTGGTGAGGAAGAGACTAAAAATACTCAAGCACCAGAACAATCCCCAAAACAACAGCAACAAACGACTGTACAACAAATTGCTGTTGGGAAAGAGGCTCCAGACTTTACCTTGCAATCTATGGATGGTAAAGAAGTTAAGTTATCTGATTATAAGGGTAAAAAAGTCTACTTGAAATTTTGGGCTTCATGGTGTGGTCCATGTAAGAAAAGTATGCCTGAGTTAATGAAATTAGCTGAAAAAGAAGATCGTGACTTTGAAATTCTTAGTGTCATTGCACCAGGAATTCAGGGTGAAAAAACTGTCGAGCAATTCCCACAATGGTTCCAAGAACAAGGATATAAAGATATCCCAGTTCTTTATGATACTAAAGCAACAACTTTCCAAGCTTATCAAATTCGAAGCATTCCTACAGAATACCTGATTGACAGTCAAGGAAAGATTGGAAAGATTCAATTTGGTGTTATCAGTAATGCGGATGCAGAAGCAGCCTTTAAAGAAATGAACTAG
- the adcAII gene encoding zinc-binding lipoprotein AdcAII translates to MKKQSLFLVLLSIFLLCLSACGQKESQSGKGMKIVTSFYPIYAMVKEVSGDLNDVRMIQSSSGIHSFEPSANDIAAIYDADVFVYHSHTLESWAGSLDPNLKKSKVKVLEASEGMTLDRVPGLEDVEAGDGVDEKTLYDPHTWLDPEKAGEEAQIIADKLSEVDSEHKETYQKNAQAFMKKAQELTKKFQPKFEKATQKTFVTQHTAFSYLAKRFGLNQLGIAGISPEQEPSPRQLTEIQEFVKTYKVKTIFTESNASSKVAETLVKSTGVGLKTLNPLEADPQNDKTYLENLEENMSVLAEELK, encoded by the coding sequence ATGAAAAAACAAAGTTTATTTTTAGTCTTGTTAAGTATCTTTCTTTTGTGTTTAAGTGCTTGTGGGCAGAAGGAGAGCCAGTCAGGTAAAGGGATGAAAATTGTGACCAGTTTTTATCCTATCTATGCCATGGTCAAGGAAGTATCTGGTGACTTGAATGATGTTCGAATGATTCAGTCAAGTAGTGGGATTCATTCTTTTGAACCTTCAGCAAATGATATCGCAGCCATCTATGATGCAGATGTCTTTGTTTACCATTCGCATACGCTCGAATCATGGGCAGGAAGTCTGGATCCCAATCTAAAAAAGTCCAAAGTTAAGGTTTTAGAGGCTTCAGAGGGAATGACTTTAGACCGCGTCCCAGGGCTAGAAGATGTGGAAGCAGGGGATGGAGTTGATGAAAAAACGCTCTATGACCCTCACACTTGGCTAGATCCTGAAAAAGCTGGCGAAGAAGCTCAGATTATCGCTGATAAACTTTCAGAAGTGGATAGTGAACACAAAGAAACTTACCAGAAAAATGCGCAAGCCTTTATGAAAAAAGCTCAAGAATTGACTAAGAAATTCCAGCCTAAATTTGAAAAAGCGACTCAGAAAACATTTGTAACACAACATACAGCCTTTTCTTATCTAGCTAAGCGATTTGGACTCAATCAACTTGGTATTGCAGGTATCTCTCCTGAACAAGAACCAAGTCCACGACAACTAACAGAAATTCAGGAATTTGTTAAAACCTATAAGGTTAAAACGATCTTTACAGAAAGCAACGCTTCTTCAAAAGTAGCTGAAACTCTTGTTAAATCAACAGGTGTAGGTCTTAAAACTCTGAATCCTTTAGAGGCAGACCCACAAAATGACAAGACTTACCTAGAAAATCTTGAAGAAAATATGAGTGTTCTAGCAGAAGAATTGAAATGA
- the ccdA2 gene encoding thiol-disulfide oxidoreductase-associated membrane protein CcdA2 produces METIVFSISVFLAGILSFFSPCIFPLLPVYTGILLDDQESAKSFSLFGRKVLWSGLIRTLCFIAGISLIFFILGFGAGYFGNILYANWFRYTMGTIIIILGLHQMEIFHFKKLEIQKSFTFKKSEANRYWSAFLLGITFSFGWTPCIGPVLSSVLALAASGGNGAWQGAIYTLIYTLGMAIPFLLLALASGVVMPYFSKIKRHMMLLKKIGGFLIILMGILLLLGQVNVLAGIFE; encoded by the coding sequence TTGGAAACGATAGTATTTTCAATCTCCGTTTTTTTAGCAGGGATCTTGTCCTTCTTTTCCCCTTGCATTTTTCCTCTGTTACCAGTTTATACTGGAATTTTGCTGGATGATCAGGAAAGCGCAAAAAGTTTTTCTTTGTTTGGGAGAAAGGTTCTCTGGTCAGGTTTGATTCGAACACTTTGCTTTATCGCAGGTATCTCTCTCATTTTCTTTATTCTAGGATTTGGTGCTGGTTACTTTGGTAATATTCTCTATGCCAATTGGTTTCGCTATACCATGGGAACAATTATTATCATTTTAGGCCTTCACCAAATGGAAATTTTTCATTTTAAGAAATTAGAGATCCAAAAAAGCTTTACTTTTAAGAAATCAGAAGCCAATCGTTATTGGTCAGCCTTTTTACTCGGTATTACTTTTAGCTTTGGTTGGACGCCTTGTATTGGTCCAGTTTTGAGTTCTGTTTTAGCGCTTGCGGCTTCTGGAGGAAATGGCGCTTGGCAAGGTGCTATCTATACCTTGATTTACACTCTAGGGATGGCCATTCCTTTCTTGCTCTTGGCCCTAGCTTCAGGAGTAGTGATGCCTTATTTTAGTAAAATTAAACGTCATATGATGCTACTGAAGAAAATTGGTGGTTTCCTCATTATTTTAATGGGAATTTTGTTACTATTAGGACAGGTAAATGTTCTAGCTGGAATTTTTGAATAA